Within the Vicinamibacteria bacterium genome, the region GTAAGTCACGATGGCACCGACGAGAACGGCGGTGTAGGCGAGAGCGGTGACACCGAACAAGGCGAGGAAGCGGTCACCTGGAAGCGCGAGGATGCGCCTTTCCGTCAACTCGGCCGGAAGCTGGGGCACTCCCACACCCGCCAACCGCTTGATCGTGCGACCGACGCCGGCGAGCGCCTCTTTTCTCAGATTGTGGATTCCGAGCCAATCCGAAAGCATGAAGTAACCATCCATCTTGATGAGTGGATTGAAGTTGAAAAGACTCCGAACGCCGCAGACCGCGGCGACGACGAAGAGCACCCTGGACGCGAAGGTTTCCGGCGAGACGATTCGCCATGCCAGAACCGAGACCGCCCAGATGACGAGCTCGAAGAAGCCCCCGGCGAAGAAGACCCAGATCCGCTCTCGCTTCCGGGGAAAAAGATAGGTGTCGCTCACGTTGCAGTAGAAACACGGCAGGAAATAGAGCAAGAGGAAGCCCATGTCTGTCACCCGTCCGCCGAAATGACGACACGTCAGCCCGTGGGCGAGCTCATGCAGCGCCGACACGCAGGCCACGGTGACGAGGACGAAGAGCAACCCCTCGAGGCTCACCGCGTTCGCGAGACCGAAGCGTAGCTCGTCGCGATTCGACACTGCCACGAGGCAGGCTGCGAGGACGGAAACCGAAGCGGCCGCGACGAAAGAGGCTCCGAAGGCGAACCGGACCTTGGGGTAGAGCCAATCGAGGAGGCGTTCCGGGCTCGCGAGCGGTACACGGATCGAGAAAACGCTCGCCCATCCGCCCGATCTCTTTAGCTTTCGCGGTGGTGGTGCGGCGGGATCGACGAGGAGCCCCAGCTCGCGGAATTTCTCCGCGAAACGCCGGAGCACGTCATCCGAAACGAGAACCCGCTTCTCCTCGGAGGCCCGCCGGCGGATCGTCTCGAGGGGAGTTCGGCCGTCGAATTGAGAGATGAGGAAGTACTCGAGCGGCTTCACTCGGAAATAGCGATTCTCTACCGGGTCCTTGAGGATGTAATAGGGGCTCCCGTTCTCGTCGACGGGCTCCACCGTGAGGTCCCGTCGAAGCGCGAGATGAGCCTCCGGGGGACTCGCACCCGGCACCCGGCACGTGAAACCGCACCGAGGACAGCGGATGGCGGCACCAGGGCGCTTGCCGCCTTTGGGATACGACTGCTGGCAACGCTTGCAGCTGATGTCTTCTGACACCTCTCCCTCCGTCTGTGTTGGCCGACGGCGGATTGGGCCGTTTTATGAGGGCGACATTCTAGCTAAAACAGCAGCCGAATGGAAAGCTGGAACTGCCGGGGGGCAGCCGCCTGAACGACCTCGAGGAAGTCCGGGTGGGGGAGGGGTCCCGCCCCGTAGGTGCGGAGGATTTGCCTGGGGTTCAAGCGATTGGCCAGGTTGAATACGTCGAACGTCGCCTCGATCCCGCGAGTCTCGTCGAGATCGAACCGCTTGCCGAACGAGAAGTCCAAGGTGGCCACCCAAGGTCCTCGGAAACTGTTGCGCTCGAAAAGGCTCCCGCTCTCGACCCCGCGCTCCCTGAGCTTTCGATCCCCGTCGAGATCGCGTCCGACTCTGGGGTCCACCGGGCTTCCCGACCGCACGCGAAACAGGCCGCTCAGTCGAATCCCCCAGGGCGCTTCCCAAACACCGTTCAAAACGAGGGAATGCGGGAAGTCGTTCGACGCGGTGCCCCATTCCAATCCCGGGCGAGCGGGGTCGAGGGGAAGCGACTCCGCTACCCGGTAGTCGTCCCCATCGTCTCGAGCGCGGGACCAGTGATAGACGGCTTGCATCATGTAGTGACGGGCGAAACGTTTGGTGGCATTGAGTCGTATGCCCCAGAATCGGCTCGTCCCCGTGGATTGGAGGCGGTAACGATCCCCGAGTCCGGGATCCGGGCGGGTCGCGTCGGCCTCGAGAGCGCTGCGGGAACCGGCTTCGCTGTAATCGAAGAAGGCTGGCGCGTTCTCGTCGAAGGGGCGGATGAGGTCGTCTCCGCGGATGTGGCTCACTTCGAAGGCCAGCGAGAGGGCGGGCATCACTTCTCGCTCGACGCCGAAAGTGAAGTGTTGCGCGAGGGGCGAGCGCCTCGCGCCGGCGACGTAATAATCCGGGATCGTGCGCTCGGCCTCGCTCGCGAGCGAGGTCGCGAACGTGGCCATGCCACCGACGCCGTACAGGCGCTCGAGAGAGTCCACGATGGAAAAGACGAAACCGTAGAAGACGCCGTAGCCGGCGCGGACCGAGGTTCTCCCATCGCGGGTCGCATCCCAATGGATGCCGAGTCTTGGAGCGAAGTTGTCGTTGTCGGGAACCGAGGTCTCTTTCTGAAAGCGAGCTCCGAGGCTCGCGGTAACGAAGGGTGTGAGCTGCCAGTCGTCCTGAACGAATATCTGGACGTGGCTCTCGCTTCGGGAAAGACTGCTCTCGAATCCGGCCGGCGTCTCGCTTCTCCAGAAGAGAATGGGTTCGCCTCCCGCTTCGGGGGGGAAGACGAACGCGCCGTCGCCCAAACGGTCGAGCTGACTCTCGCTGCCGATGCGGACGAAGCGGAAGCCCACTTTGAGTCCGTGGTTCTTCCTGGAGAAAGAGGTCGTTTGGCCGATCTCGACATGATCCTCATCGACCTTCTCGAAGCGGGTCGGGTTGCCGATGTTGCCGAGAAGCGGGTGGAGCAAGGCCGCTCCAAGGGGTGGAGGACCCGAGCTCGCCCGAAAGCGCTCCGAAGCGAAAGCGACGCGAAACTCGGAGAGCGCCGAGCCCAGATCCGAAACGAGGTTCGCCCGAACGGCCACGTCGTCGTTGACGGTGTCCACCGCGTTCTCGAAAATGTCGAATCCTCCCACACCTTCCACGGCGGACTGTCCGGACAGAATCGCGGTGACGCCAAGCTGGTGGCTCGAATCGAACGAGTGCGATAGCTTGCCCAGAAAACGCGACCGATCCTCGGGAAGCTCGAACAGGCCGCGAAACCGTCCGGCGTCGAACGGCGCCGTCACGACGACGTCCTCGTGCTGGTTTCGATAAGCGAAGCTCGTGAAGAAATGCGTTCTCTCTCGACGGAACGGCCCGCCGAAGGTAAAGCCGACGTCCTGCCGATCGAGCGCGGTCTCCGCTCCCGTCAGTGGATCGGAAGCGTCCCAGCTTCCTGGCCTCACGTAGAGGAAGGCGGTCCCGTGGAAGTCGTTCCCGCCGGCTTTCGTCGTGGCGCTCACGATTCCGACCGGCGTGTGACCGTACTCGGACGAAAACTGCCCGCTGAGCACACGAAACTCCTCGATCGGCTCGAGACTCGCATCGACGAGGGCGACTCCGTGCTGGTCGCGGGTGTTGTCGAGACCGTCGAGCTCGAAGCTCGTGTAATGGGTAGCCTGGCCGTTGACGGAGATGAGCGGAGCGTCGGTCACGAGCCTGGCCCCGGGCGCGGCCTCGGCACCGTCTCGAGCGCTGCCATCGAGTGCAACGAGCTCCAGGTAGTCGCGCCCGGCGAGGGGAAGCTCCCGGAGTTGTCGATCCTCTACCGAGCGGCCGACCTGAGCCTGGCTGACGTTGACGAGCGGGGCCTCGCCGGTGAAGGTGAGAGACTCCTGAACCGAGCGTAATCGCAGAGTCACGTTGAAGACGGGTTTCGTGTCGGCGAAATACCGAAGTCCCGCATACCTCGACGTCGCAAAGCCATCGGCGCTCACCTCGAGGGAGTATTCGCCCGGTGGAAGGGACGGGAAATCGTAGCGTCCCGAATCGGTCGTTCTCGCCGTTCGTACCCGCCCGCTCGCCTCGTGCACGAGCGTCAGCGTCGCGCCGGAAAGGGGTATTCCGGGTTCCTGGAGCACCGTGCCCGAGAGCTCGAACGTGGATGCCCAGATCGTGGCGATCACGAGGACGCCAAGCCCGCTCATGGCGGGCCAGTCTATGCCGGTGTCGGGACGCGATTCAATGCAGTGTTATACTTCGCGCCACACGTCGGCGCTCGCTCGAGAAACGTCTCTCCTTCTGACTTGTCGGCGTTCTCAACAACTCCAATCGCATCGAAAGGAGGCAATGTCGTGAACATCGAAACCATGTTGCCGAGGCTTGCCGAGCTGTTCGGCCCTCAAGTCATAAGGATCCTTGCTGCCATCCTCGTGCTGTTCGTTGGCTGGCTGTTCGCGCGGATGGCGGCCTGGGGGGTCCGCAAGGCGCTGCTCAAGACGACAATCGACAACCGCATCAGCGCTTGGATTCTCGGCGACGAGAAAGGCTCTCGGTTCGAAGTCGAGCCCTGGGTCGGGAGAATCGTGTATTACGTTCTCCTCGCGTTCGTGATCCTCTTGTTCTTCAACACGCTTCAGCTCACGGTCGTCAGCGAGCCGTTGCTCACGCTTCTGAACCGGGTCTTTGGCTACTTGCCACAACTATTCGGGGCCGGCATTCTACTCGCCGTCGCCTGGATCATCGCCGTCTTCGCTCGCAGAAGCGTACGCGCTGCGGCCAGCCGGTTCCGGCTCGACGAGAAAGTCGGGGGAGAGGCCGGTTTGAAAGAAGGGGCGGAGCCTGGACTGGGCAAGTCGCTCGGTGACGCCATCTACTGGCTCGTCTTTCTCCTCTTCCTTCCCAATATCCTCGGAGCCCTCGAGTTGCAGGGGCTGCTCCAGCCGGTCCAATCGATGGTGGATCGACTGCTGAGCT harbors:
- a CDS encoding efflux RND transporter periplasmic adaptor subunit, coding for MSEDISCKRCQQSYPKGGKRPGAAIRCPRCGFTCRVPGASPPEAHLALRRDLTVEPVDENGSPYYILKDPVENRYFRVKPLEYFLISQFDGRTPLETIRRRASEEKRVLVSDDVLRRFAEKFRELGLLVDPAAPPPRKLKRSGGWASVFSIRVPLASPERLLDWLYPKVRFAFGASFVAAASVSVLAACLVAVSNRDELRFGLANAVSLEGLLFVLVTVACVSALHELAHGLTCRHFGGRVTDMGFLLLYFLPCFYCNVSDTYLFPRKRERIWVFFAGGFFELVIWAVSVLAWRIVSPETFASRVLFVVAAVCGVRSLFNFNPLIKMDGYFMLSDWLGIHNLRKEALAGVGRTIKRLAGVGVPQLPAELTERRILALPGDRFLALFGVTALAYTAVLVGAIVTYSGAYVYDTFGPNALAAFSIGLVGLLHKPAFTAATAAKEAGREKWEKLGQQKKPRFLLVWGVVGLVAVFFPWPLRIASDLRVLPQQREIVRAPAEGRVARIHVAEGQSVERGDLILEYDARELELERLTKQAELAQATEELRLLAKQNPTFREEIRVKERALETTRAEEEAAAREFDRARDLWTMALISQDAFDRAKDALERAQARRREAEAQRELARKSSPDSRSEQMEVYHLRDPGAQKAVIEKLEAELARLDDLLRRTKIYASIAGTLTTYRFEEKVGDFLEEGAEVCEIANDERVVVEMPLSEKDIDVVQHGQAVKFKVRGYPTESFHAVVDEIAPVATPDEGSSKILIRAYVDNRDRLLKPGMTGVAKIYTGMSFMGHILTRDIIRFIRTEFWL
- a CDS encoding TonB-dependent receptor; this translates as MSGLGVLVIATIWASTFELSGTVLQEPGIPLSGATLTLVHEASGRVRTARTTDSGRYDFPSLPPGEYSLEVSADGFATSRYAGLRYFADTKPVFNVTLRLRSVQESLTFTGEAPLVNVSQAQVGRSVEDRQLRELPLAGRDYLELVALDGSARDGAEAAPGARLVTDAPLISVNGQATHYTSFELDGLDNTRDQHGVALVDASLEPIEEFRVLSGQFSSEYGHTPVGIVSATTKAGGNDFHGTAFLYVRPGSWDASDPLTGAETALDRQDVGFTFGGPFRRERTHFFTSFAYRNQHEDVVVTAPFDAGRFRGLFELPEDRSRFLGKLSHSFDSSHQLGVTAILSGQSAVEGVGGFDIFENAVDTVNDDVAVRANLVSDLGSALSEFRVAFASERFRASSGPPPLGAALLHPLLGNIGNPTRFEKVDEDHVEIGQTTSFSRKNHGLKVGFRFVRIGSESQLDRLGDGAFVFPPEAGGEPILFWRSETPAGFESSLSRSESHVQIFVQDDWQLTPFVTASLGARFQKETSVPDNDNFAPRLGIHWDATRDGRTSVRAGYGVFYGFVFSIVDSLERLYGVGGMATFATSLASEAERTIPDYYVAGARRSPLAQHFTFGVEREVMPALSLAFEVSHIRGDDLIRPFDENAPAFFDYSEAGSRSALEADATRPDPGLGDRYRLQSTGTSRFWGIRLNATKRFARHYMMQAVYHWSRARDDGDDYRVAESLPLDPARPGLEWGTASNDFPHSLVLNGVWEAPWGIRLSGLFRVRSGSPVDPRVGRDLDGDRKLRERGVESGSLFERNSFRGPWVATLDFSFGKRFDLDETRGIEATFDVFNLANRLNPRQILRTYGAGPLPHPDFLEVVQAAAPRQFQLSIRLLF